From one Lycorma delicatula isolate Av1 chromosome 2, ASM4794821v1, whole genome shotgun sequence genomic stretch:
- the LOC142319179 gene encoding uncharacterized protein LOC142319179 yields MLYQLHFFTSLMIIIIFTRQSNSNKFISHHQKDHHTDNHQSTLHNLSNQHGSSTPKDVSKHTNTKQEITNKNNTVSKKESVNHQNHKHKGHNFNHSNKSTTGGNLHNSVSTTSKPKFRAGAIIDTPVIPCPEGQKRDRFGHCRSIFQDV; encoded by the coding sequence ATGttatatcaacttcatttttttacatcacttatgatcattattatttttaccagacaatcaaatagcaataaatttatttctcatcatCAGAAAGATCATCATACCGATAATCACCAAAGTACTTTACATAACCTTAGCAACCAACATGGATCAAGTACGCCAAAAGATGTCAGTAAACACActaacacaaaacaagaaattaccaataaaaataatactgtaagtAAGAAAGAATCAGTTAATCATCAAAATCATAAACATAAGGGACATAATTTTAATCATAGTAATAAAAGCACCACAGGTGGTAATTTACACAACTCTGTATCTACCACTTCAAAGCCAAAATTTAGAGCAGGAGCTATTATTGATACACCTGTAATACCATGTCCTGAAGGGCAAAAACGAGATCGATTTGGCCACTGTAGATCAATATTTCAAGATGTTTAA